Within the Ostrinia nubilalis chromosome 12, ilOstNubi1.1, whole genome shotgun sequence genome, the region CGACCTGTTCTTAAGTTAGATTAATCAATCCTACTTTCGACGAATTATAAttaattcgttcgtttcagccaaatgacatccactgctggacaaaggcctcccccaaggtttttcacaatgaacggtcctgcgctgctcgcatccaggctcttcccgcgacctttaccagatcgtcggtccacctagtaggaggcctgcccacgctacgtcttccagcccttGGTCGCcacgtataattaattattgtcacCCTACCTGCCATAAGGCCGAGTGCACGCGCGCGCCCTTGACTCCTGCTCGCCAAGGGCGGCGCAGGCGCATCGACACCGTGCCAAATTGACCACTCCATGTATTTCAGACTTTTCAGTATTTAggcttatttatttgtttatttggcTAATGTTTTAAAGTGTTTGATTAGACATTTAGTACAGGTTTACTAGGAAATTGATTGGTACCAACAGTTAGGTCTATAATTATAATCTCAACTTTCTAGTTATAGATTCGATCTCGCAATCCCtatattagaaagaaagaaagaaagaaagtcaCTAAGCAAAGATTGCAGTAGTTATAACTCACTTTTGTTTTATTCTAttcttgtttttataaaaactcaTGAATACATAGTATTTTTAATGTGCATTGAATTTGAAGTTAAAACATTTACAATGTGTGTGTGtgcttttttatttgatttcgaGATTGCATCGCTAGATCCCTACGTTTGTGGGAAGGTTAGTTGCGatactatttttatcaaaatcgtaAAAAGTACGCTTTActtattaggctgagttgcaccacctaactttgacagtaaatttaacgataaccggtgctttttgtatggagtttgacatatttttgacgtttgtcaaagttaaataagatggcgcaactcagcTCAGCAGATTTACTCTTCATGCAAACAGTATTTCATCTAAATGGCATAGATGTGCATCTGCCAAAGTGGTGGTTAACCAACGTTGCCCGTGGTTATTTCCAGATGGGTGACCGGTGACATCAGACATCGACCTATGTACAGGGTGTGTCCTATTGAAGGCCTACTCTTGATTCGACTGATTAGTCTATCCTACTATTAGTTCTTTGCTTTACGAGCATATTGTTATTGGTTGTTACTGTAGCATTTAAGACTCGTATacctagggcactatttaagttgtgaacctcgacaacataacgtgttgttagacgacatctgatacttttaatgaaaagtttgacatttttgactacaaccttattcaaaactttttatcatttgagcacgttttgtattattaacattgaattgaaaattatctttactacaaaaacatggaattgacttgcggaaattttcgcgcgaagatttattatgactttcgacgtggttaatcaatacaaaactgaagcggtcagctaaatttctCTTTTGGTaataaagatctgtcctttaccattgtaaaacgctagtttaagaagtataatattgtatgtcattggctcaccagtgaactttgcgaaagtcgtccaaaatgactaatagtggcggaaaacattgatgttgtcagaaaaatggaagagaaacctcgtcatgtgatatatcgtaggattgagataatcctaggcattaattccactagcagtaataaaatattgtatgaccatattatggttaatacgtttttttctcgctggatgtccCAAAAATgttcaaacgctcaataggacgcttgagtcgtttagtccttgaaaatgtttgataaatacgtttaaaaagctttaaaagccgtttttaaaattgtgacagttgacgaattaaggatctatgcataatgatcctgaaaataaacagctatcgactatggaggtgttttaagatgaaccatttccaacaaaagtcccatgcgctcggaacactttgaaacttaccgtcgcctatttttccgaaatatccgattatatgacagaaacgttactagagaaatttagaatggttaatttttaatagtaaacagccacttttttttccaaaagtcttcagtttaataagggaaactgaccagcatagtcgaatcgccattcgtgacgaaaatgtgagcttttacacgtctcgtcaaacaactgactatttgaacactcaaaatatgaaataaacaagtccaacgctacaaaattcttgatTGGAATCTAggcacttcttttggtacccatatattaaaattaaatgcgtgaacagcgatttatgtagccagaagcaactgtcggtgcggtcaaaaaccatgctttggaggtgcctcaagctgagtggaaaaaatgctatgaaaagtgtttcggacacattaaaaagtacataaatcatgaaagacaataccaataaacgcaatcaataccattttaataataaactactttgttttcatagttaggctcacaacttaaatagtgtcccacgtattATGTAaccagcggccgcccgcgacttcgtacctactcgtggatcccgttttaccctcttaggggtggagtttcgtaaaatcctttcttaggggatgcctacgtcataacatctacctgcatgcacCTAAATTTCAGTcagatccgtccagtggtttgggctgtgcgttgatagatcactatgtcagtcagtcagacagtcagtcagtcacctttgagttttatatattttatatagatATATTTCCGTCATACATGATTTCTATGTAACGTTAACCATTAAGGCTGCACACGCGACGGAAGCTTAAAAAATGGAGTAACTTCTCCCGTTTTCCCAAAATTTCCCTTCACTACTCtgctcctaagtatactataacctgcccaggagtatgcagaataattgtaccaagtttcgtgaAAATCCGTCGAgttgtttttgtttctataaggaacatacagacagacagacagacagacaaacattttactgattgcatttttggcatcagtatcgatcactaataaccccctgatagttattttgaaaatatatttcatgtacagaattgacctctctacagatttattataagtatagatagattgtaATGTAATTGTAACAACCCGATTCCCTGTTTAAAAAAAGGCTTCTTTTTATATTTACTCTGATTAGAAATTATTATCCTCTTCTTCTTAAGTAAATGATTTTTGCTATTTTCATCGTAAAATAAGTTatataataaaacaaagttcGTTTTAATTCTACATTTTCCCTGAGACAGCTAAAGTCCGAGTCAACGGCATTCCTCGTAGGTAGACCTACATTCTTGCAAACGAGTTTAAAAACTACTGCACACGTATCActtagtaaaatattaaatctagtcattttatttttattaataaacagaCTTTAGttattttgaagtattttttctAGTCTAATTTAATGTGCATTTCTAATGGTGCTGAGGACAGCCCGAGGTCTGTTTTTATGCTCACCCACAGTGACTAACATTTGACTCAATTAGACCTAAgtttatggaaaaccttggggcaggcctttgtccagcagtggacgtctttcagctgaaactaacgaacgaACCTACCTAAGTATTTTTTACTTCGATTGAATCCCACTACGACATCTGAACTAACAATCTACATTATGTTTTTAATCGTTGGTAGCATACATATACATAGCGTACATTATGTTTATAATTTGAATGCAATAGATTAAATGCATGCAGTCTTATGTTGGTACCGCAATGAGGATGTTTTTAAACATACTCGTAGCTATTTTAAAAAGCTCATACCACATTCTTTTAATGATTATTCCAAGACTCTCTGTTAGATCGTTATCTGCAAACATCTTGTTTGAACATAGGAAGTTATTACTCTTATAACTGATTTTATTAGGCTTGGATATCGTTACTTCCTGTGAGACCTCACGCAGTTCAAGGAACACGATAATGTGCCTACACACATTCTGTGAATGTTAGAGGCGGTGTTCATTTGATCGGGTGTCAAAGATTAAGGTACATAGGTCTAATGTAATCAACTACAAATAGATTTTACCTTTTaataaatactagctttccgcccgcggcttcgcccgcgtggaattttgtatgtcacagaaaaacgttatcgcgcgcgtccctatttcgataaaccgggataaaatctatcttATGTTCTTTCcagggactcaaactatctctattgccaattttcagagtcccgggaaaggacataggatagtttttatcccagtttttgaaataggaacgcgcgtgataaagtttttctgtgacagacaaaattccacgcgggtgaagccgcgggcggaaagctagtcatgaaaaaattatgaaaataggaaataaggtattttataaaatatttaattgacagTCATAAATCTTAATAAGTATTTCATACATTGCCTAGATGCCCTAGGCATTATACACTAGGTATTCTATAGAATACCTGAATTATACACATTCAATTCAGCAAtaattataacattttattctataaaaCTATCGTGTGAAAATACTAGTAGTAGGGGACAATACCTATTTACGAATAACACTCATGTGTCCCCCTTCCAAAAAGCAGGAATAAAAATGTCATACGTTATCCTCTGGATCTCAAACTATTTCTACACACAATTTcgtcaaaatcagttcagtggttaaACGTGAAATGacaacagacagacagttattTTTGCATGAATAGTATTTAGTCGGTTTAATCAAGAGATCCTAAAGGAAGGGTATCTCTACAAAAAACAGTTCGACACCTTGGACGAATAAAAAACTTCGTCCAAGTTCGACACAGAAAGTCAGGCAATTCGCCTTCGATTTGCACTTCGTACCTACATCATGGGTAGTGCTTACTAGTCCTTGTTTGCAGAAattcaaatgataccgcgagttAAAtcagcacagcgccatctggGTATGACCAGCGTGGTTCGGACAATGCAGGGTTGAACCAACTACTTTATTATCACACTATATTAACAGGGTATAGATAGTATTATCGTGACATTAATGTGTCATAATAAATAACGCgatatttttctacgttttagtggattttggagtcggttttcgATTTATCACCGTTTCGGTGGCAAAAAGTAGCCTCATCATTTTATTGTAGGTAAATAGGTACgtattaattatgaaaatgaGGTAAATCTGACAATGAAAATAAGTTATTTTCAGTCTAATCGTAATAGTATCTTTAATGTTCCGACACTCTCTAACAGTGCGTTTGTATAAACAATTAATAAAACCCGGTAGTTTTTAGTTCGAAATCTAGGTTAGTGCCTGTTTGAAATTTCACCAACCTTGAGCGTTTAGAGTCGTTTTAAAGATCACAGGCTCTAGAGCAGCCATTATTGTAATCATTTAGTGCATGAGCATTTAGGAACAATGCAAGGCTGCTCGTGCAGTCAGAatagtttttattgctttttaatgTAACAACCTTGTCGATATTTGAACTTCGAAAATAGTTTTATGTTCAGACAAAAATATAGTTTGCTGTAGGTaaacatttgtaaataaaatacttatgtcATTGAGTCTCATTTTTTTGTCTTGTAATAACTAAATGGGTAAGATTTGTACCGAAAACGTAATATTCTTAGCCCGATTTCGTGGGGCCTGAGTATCAAGATATTAACctctcaatatttatttattaggattaTTGTCAAGCATTATCCATAAATGCAAGTCATCAAACTTTAACCCCGAGATATTAATAGTCATCGCATCTTATCCATGAATCAAATTAATATCCGTAATCACGATACAGCGGTGCAGCCACGCCACAGTTAATGAAATGATAGTAACGTAACTCCGAATTAATGCATGATTTCAAACGAGATTGTTACAGAGTTTTCTCGATTTGTACTCGATAAATTATGTTAATCGATTGTTCCACTCCGTTTATTGGACTAGAAAATCATGCGCTTTaaatgagtaaaaaatacatgaTTTGTTTAATATGTTGATCTTGTATCAACGtcttaatattaatttgattttacattttatttttattcaaacttTAGGCACACACACTTTTGACctgtaaatatttacttacaacTATATAACTGACCTGACTTCGATGTGTGATAATATGtagtttgtatatttttttcagtcTTTGCAAGATTGCGGAAAAATTATGCTTTTGACGGAAAAGGTAATTGATATTAAAGGAACCTGACAGTTATTAGTTTTTCACTTATGGAGTAAATCTGTATGTTTGGTAAAAGTTAAAGGAATCTAATAAGtagaccaatttttttttaatgcataacaaggtAGTTATTTGACCCCTATCACATCTGATGTTAAGAGAGAtgttgtttaaatatttgaaaaatattatgataccCAGAGAAATGCTTACTGCAGTGACATTTTTCCATTGTGGCCCTGCATCCAGGACTTCCCATGCGCGTGCGTTGCTAAGCATAACCACGGCATGGAATAGCAACTATTGCCATGGGACCGGATTCCTATGGTACCAGCTAAGGTACAGTTATGTTAATCGCCTTTGAACTTGCATTTGGCTTTCATTTGAATAAAGCGAACGAGTAAGGGATATTAAGGATATGTTTGGTTGAGATTAATTTATTCTTATGTTGTTAGAAAAGCGATTAAAATCAAGTTAGGTCTGATCAAATTAATTCAAatcataaattcaaattcaaattgcaCTTCGAGACTGCATATTGGCTggtgagaagaagtggcggaagaaactcacgcccgtattcacaaacgatgcttgcttaagtgaagcagcaaatcgaacgcacagcgctgaatagagccctgtgattgatacgtgtgtcaccctgtgcgtccacgcgcactgtgagacctcatagtaatgtttgtgaatacgggcgtagcgTACAATAGCGTTGTtggtttacattattatttctcTCAGTGTAGAGTCGACATTTAGTTGCCCATTCCATCCTCTATAAAATTCTACTTCTGCTTTTTATATTCAAACACGAGTAAAAAGGGAATTATTCCTTTGCGTACACTGCTTACTTTTCCAATTATCTTACCCATGTTTAAAACAATAATGTTATTGCTATTTGCGTAATGATTTAAGAGTAAAATAGGAAATCTTATTACATCTTGTTGAATCATTGCAAGAAAACATTACCTACATTTAAATGATAAGGAGGTTTACTTTGTCAATAGGTTTATCAAGtgcattttaaattatttacactgACAAAGCTTCTGTGAACCATTGCATTCAATTCCAATCTGGGGCACactataatgtttttttatgcataacaaggcaggaccacaatcgcaccttatgttaagtgggatgcagtctaggatggtgcataatatctgccctgtaagtgcttttGTGTGATTGATGTGATATAGGTACCTTTTCTAAGTTGGTATTTGtttagaaatagtagtagttcAACTTCGTACTACTAACTGATTAGAAATATTATACCGTGCATCGTCAAGCAGTGGCGTCATTTCAATAGAGTTATGACGTCAGACGTATATGGCGGCTGATAAATCTGACACCGGACATGTGACTGGTTGTGATAGCGGAACTATTTGAAATGGAGAACAACGGTTCTCAGACATGTCATTTACTATTAGGTGACTAGGTACCACCCGTATTCacagcagcaaatcgaacgcacagcgttgaatagagctctctgagattggttcgtgtgtcaccctgtgcgatcacgcgcactgtgagacctcatagtaatgtttgtgaatacgggcgtacatTTCACTGGGacaccaacaaaatgtataactACAGCAAATACTGTAGAGCTTTGGTAAAATAGAGCACTGACTGAAAAATCATAAGTCGTTCGGAATATCACCGATTTTTactgaaaaataaatgtaaccTATCTACCTATCAGCTTAATCGTATTTTAAATGATTCTTCCAgggaataatttaaaaattcaatctgGTGACTTGGCACTTGACTTGGAATGaagaccaagctaaaagtgggccaagtcactggaagactctttTAAATGTATACGGTCTAGTTTTTGTCCCTGAATTTAGAGATGCTTGTACGAAGTCTGCAGTATTTACTAACCACACAATCGTGCCTGAAAATGATGACATCGCCCACTGCAAGTgcatcgatttatttattttacggcCGACGTCAAAGCGCTTGAAGCAGAACCTTGGCAATGGCAGAGATAACGTTGGGTCATAACGTAAGCGATTTAACCAATTTAACGCTAAAACTAAAGTGCACTGATCCATCTAATGAAGTAATGCCTgatttatagaaaatacgtcTATGACCTGTTTTTAGATCGTAGTTATTTGTATTATTGAAAAATTTCACAATTTGTCCCTACTTATTTACTTGCCAGTGCCATTGTCTTGAATCTAATAATAATGAAGATTGAAtgagaatttaataaaattcttcCACAAAACAGCTGGTTTAATATCAATCATAAAGCAAATAGACTAACAATGAGTCTGCCCAGCAACTGCAATTTGTTGCAATGTGACCCAGATGTAGAGCATATTATACTCATACATTAAAATCCGTTAGAGGCGCTAGTAATTGTCATAGACCCATGTTGCTCTGTTAGGCCTATTTCTTTTAAGGACTTTGGCCTATCGCTCGTTTCATGGCCCTACAGTGACATCACCTATGAACGGATTGGTTTTAAATAACAACGGCGTTCATCAATGGCGttccaaataatttaattttatatacgTCGCGTTAATATTATGTGCGCGGGCGCACTAATTATAGAATTGGCGACGTGATCAAACACATCCCGACTGACCACGACATTGGATGCTGACCTTGTAGAATGGTATAGAAGTTGAGAAAAGGGACTAGGTTTAATGCTGGATCTTCTTAACACAGACACATCATTGCTGTGGTGTGTGCAATatgattaataagaaaataaatatagtaAGTACATACGAGTACGATGCGAATTTCGCAACTCTTTTGACCTATTTATCAACGGATCTCCCTTGGTCCTCTTTGatgaaaaatgaaatattttctacGATGATGACTATTCCTTGGAGGCAGTATGCTAAACTATGTCAGATACCTAGACCACGGCTCATGCGGCTCATGAAGTCTGAGACTAGAGTTATGACCAGGGTTGCTTAAATCCTGAACTGCTTAGTGAAACAGTTGAACTGAAGAGCTGACACTAAGtagaaaaagaagaagactaCCTCCAGGAAGATTCATGGAagttttattatgttttcaGCCGGAATCCTGCAGGAGTGAGCTGGAGAGGAGCCTCCGCAAGATCGAGCACGACGCCAAGCTGGCCGCCAGTTTCAGCGGCGTCAACCACCACAAGTTCCTGCAGGGACACATGGTCGTCTTCCGCATGCATTTGAATAAGGTACGGGACTATaacaatttataattattatcaaaaatcatttgacacgtatatttttatttgtcaatcaaacaagtaattacgaagttacgatgcgttgaagttcctcGTGATggcacaaagtgctacacttacGCCTTGACGTCACAGGCCTCTTCTTGTgaatttatctctttaaattttcataagtttaaaagagtgaaaaatacGTTTACTTTTTTATCCAGGAAACATTcctattcccacctctagttcctATCAGTGTCTACAGCTCAGTTACAATGAAACttacccaaccaatgaaggtcaagtttgtcccgagggaaagcTAAATAAATAGATCCTAAATTTGACTATGGTAGAGTTTATTCATTTTTGTTTGCGTGTTTTATTTTGGACTGACTCATATTTTTAAGCTGTTACCTATCaggtaataatatttgtatgtgTTTGTTTTAGAGCGAAGACTACATAAAGAAATGTGACCAAGTCATAAGAAGCTGTGGGACACCTTGCGAAGTGAGTAAACTAAATACTAACTCTTGATCTCTTGTAAAAACAGGTAATGATTTTCACTTATTATGCTCATAGTTCTATTCTCAATCTCTGTATCAGTCAACTTTgaactttctttttttttctgtgGTTCTGGGGCCAatgaagtaatttatttttattttgactaaaTTTCGGTCATAATAATCTTACAAGAATCGCTTCGTGATCGAAAcagaaataaggagatccgcaggaaaaccaaaatgactgacatagcccgcagtattgctaaaatcaagtagcagaaggcggggcacataactcgtagagctgatggccgttggggcagaaaaattctcgagtggcgaccgcgAAGTtagtaggtggaccgacaatctagtgaaggtcgcgggaagtaggtattattggactggatgcgggcagcgcaggaccggtccttatggaaatcattgggaaggcctttgtccagcagtggacgaaatAATAAGACAATCACATACTTATTTACATTATTCTTATTTCCCAGACGACCCCTCGGGTGCGTCGGTGGCGCCGCCACGCGGCTGACGAGCTACACCGAGTGCGCGACGACCTACAATTCTCGCGGCGGTCGTACCGCGACCTGTTGACGCACTCGCACCGACACCTCAACCACCTACGTCGGCAGGCGAACAAGAAGGCCAAAGAGGCCACCGACATGTTTGAGCAATGCTCGAATTAATTCGAAATCTGATAGAGTTAGGATGATTTGACAATTGTAGCTGATGGCAGGCTTTAGGGCTCTTTCAAATACGTTTTGAACAGGACGTTTGTCGTCCATTTGCAGCACCACACATGGAAAATTGTATGACAAGCTACAGTTATGCCTAGCCTGGATAATAGTGCGGCTGGTACTGACCAACCGCGTTTGGTTAAAGCTTGCACATTCACtgcaggcgcccgtcgcacagtcgcgacagcaacataattacgcgcgagcgatagggatgggtagcttggggtcattggacgggattctacgtgctcacggaccaggctttagaagcaAATGCCTAACCAAACAGCACGCTTACCGCCTCAGTGCCTctccaattaaataaaaataaataaataaaaataaaaagtatttatttcggaTAACAGGGATCCATAGTGTTAGTAAAAACTTAGGCTATGTTagtatcttatttctaaaacagACTTCGTCCTGCTGAGCATGTGGCCGATCAGTGGACAATCCCCACTATCGGCTATCTCCTTCAGTACGCTGTGGCAGCTGCCGCGCACTCTGTGCAGTAATGATGCGCACTTTTTGCGCATTATAGCTTCAAAGCTATCTACGCCCGCCAACGCAAACATCGCAGACGCACTACAAAACCGCGGCAGCCGCAACAGCGCCCTGAAGGCGTTATTGTATTGGACACGCAGAGCACTGTAGGCCTTTTTGGTATAGTTGGTCCATAAGCTGCACGAATAAAATGACACACAATATGCTTTAAAAAGCGTTATTTTAACAGTATCTGTGCAGCGACCAAATCTATGTGCCAACATATTCGCCCTGACCGACAGCGCCCTACGTTCCCTATCAATATCTTCATCGTCTTTAAGGCTGTCAGTCACGATATGTccaagatatttaaatttataaacTCTTTCTAAGGGTTCATCGTAGAGTTTTATAGGGGGAACTACATTAGGGCATTTACTGCCAGCCTTAAATACCATGAACTGAGACTTCTTGGCATTGTATAGCAAACCATGCGAGACAGCGAAACCTTCACAAACTCCGAGAAGCGCTCTTAACGCACTGACCGAGGGCGCCAGCAGGACCATGTCGTCTGCGTAACTGATGTTGTTAAcgcacacttttccaatatggCAACCGACACACATGCCGCTGAGCTCCCGAACCAGTGCGTCTACGTACAGGTTGAAGAGCCTCGGAGAGGTCAGCCCCCCCTGCCTCACACCGCACTCCATCCTGTACGGCTCGGAAAATTCATTCGCCCATCTCACAAAGTTCACCTGTTTACAGTACCAAAATCTCAGCAAATTAGTGTACCCATCAGGTAttcctacattttttaacttgcGCCACAGGATATCATACGAGACCAGATCGAATGCTTTGCTAAGGTCCAGGAAACAGGCGTACACCGGTGTACGCCTGTCCGTATAATATTTGACAGTGTGCTTTAAGCTCAATATTGCAGTCTCTGTAGACAGACCCCGCGTAAAGCCATGTTGACCATGATGGAGCTTACAGTGCTCTTCTAACACAGAGTTAAGCACTCTGTCAAATATCTTGGCTATTGTCGTTGCCAAGGATATTGGCCTGTAATTCGATCTGTCC harbors:
- the LOC135076606 gene encoding uncharacterized protein LOC135076606 — translated: MVAHAVSALLALAAIAAHAQEASLWVDVAPSTDEVEVERRYTPELETELQSAKDDALLLYTEFTARSGLELKMFLKEMTGFADKSLRTMDAGILANAPESCRSELERSLRKIEHDAKLAASFSGVNHHKFLQGHMVVFRMHLNKSEDYIKKCDQVIRSCGTPCETTPRVRRWRRHAADELHRVRDDLQFSRRSYRDLLTHSHRHLNHLRRQANKKAKEATDMFEQCSN
- the LOC135076736 gene encoding uncharacterized protein LOC135076736, whose protein sequence is MECGVRQGGLTSPRLFNLYVDALVRELSGMCVGCHIGKVCVNNISYADDMVLLAPSVSALRALLGVCEGFAVSHGLLYNAKKSQFMVFKAGSKCPNVVPPIKLYDEPLERVYKFKYLGHIVTDSLKDDEDIDRERRALSVRANILWTNYTKKAYSALRVQYNNAFRALLRLPRFCSASAMFALAGVDSFEAIMRKKCASLLHRVRGSCHSVLKEIADSGDCPLIGHMLSRTKSVLEIRY